GAATCGGGAGCGAATGATCTGCACGCCGACCAGAGCAAATTCGGCGCTTCAGCGTATAAATTCGCCGCCGCCTTTGACCGGGAAATGCGCGGAGATATCGGCTACGCGGACCATATTATGCAGCATACCGCTTTCGATTCGTCCTCCCCGAACTACGCGCTGTTTGCCCGTCCGGCCAATTGGAGCACGCACCGGTCGGCCGACACGGCGGCCTGGGCGGCCAATTCGGCGGAGGGCGGCGAGACCCGGCTGCGCACCTTCCGCCGCCTGGCGGCGGCCTATGCGACGCACGGCGCGCCGCTGCCCTACACCTTCCTGAGCGGCGACGAATCGGCCGGCCGCAAGATCTATGTCCGCGCCGTCGATACGCGCGCGCTCGGAACGTCTTTGGTCGGCGCCTCGTCCGACAAGCGGATCATCAGCGTCGTGAACTTCGAGCCGGCCGGCACTCCGGCGCGTCATGTGAGCGTCCGGGTCACGCTGCCGGAGAGCGGCATGTACCGGGTGGAGCAGTACGGGGACGGCAGCACCCTGGGCGCTTCCTATTCGGTGGATGACCGAAGTGTATCGTCCTACCTGGACCTCGACCTGACCGTAGCCGCCGGAGAAGCGGTTCAGCTCTATTTGACGCCGAAGGAAGATCAGTCGCCGGAGAAGCCGGTCATGGCCGGCGCAGCCATGGCGGCATGGAATTCCGCCGCGATTGATTGGAACGAAGCGGCGGACAACCGGGGAACGATCGGTTACCGCCTGTACCGCGACGAAGAGGAAATCGCGGCGCTGCCGTCTTCGGTGACGCAGTTCACCGATACGACGATCGGCTACGACCGCACCTACTCGTATACGGTTCGGGCCGTCGATGATTCCGGCAACGTCTCCGCCCCGAGCGACCCGGTGCAGCTGACCGTGCCGGATATGCCGGTTACCCCTGGCGGTCCGGTGTATGAGGCTGAGAAGGCTCAGCTTGGCGGCATCGCCAAAACGGCGGTAGACTACGCCGCATCCGGCGGCGGCTATGTTCGTGATATGCACGGCAACGGATCGAGCATCAGCATTATCAACATCATGCCGGGCGCCGGCAATTATTCGCTCCGCATCGGTTACGCCACCTCGGCGGACGCCACATTGAATCTGTATGTCAACGGCAAGATGATCAAGAAGCTGGCCTTCGTTTCAACCGGCAAGAACTCGGGCGCCGGCGCCTATAAAAGCATAACGGCCGATGTCACGCTTATCGACGGACCGAACACCATCATGCTGCGCCATGACGGCAGCAACACGGGAGGCGTCAATATCGACTATGCAGAGCTCACTCCCAAGCAGTCATCAACGACGGAGTCCGACTGGCACGATTACGCCTTTAACGATCCGGGCGTCTACTATTCTCCGGGCGTCCAGACCAATGACAACGGAAGCTGGAACGAAACCGAAGCTCCGGCAGAGGTCGCATCCTTCGGCTTCACGGGAACCGGCGTCCGCTGGCTGTCTAACGTGCAGAGCAATTTGGGCAGAGCGGATGTATATATCGATAACGTGCTGCAGGGCACGATTGACCTCACCGCCGCCGATCTCGAAGGCTACAATAAAGTCGTATTTGAGAAAAATAATCTGCCGGACGGCGACCACACCCTGCGGATCGTCACCTCGGAAGGCAAGGTAACCTTTAACCGCTACAGCGTCAACGGTCTGCAGCAGACCCTGCAGCTGGCGAACTAGAAGCTGCACTCACAGCGTGCATGTTACCGGCAAGCAGGCCCGGTCCGATACCTTATGGGCCGGGTTTTTTCATGATTTGCCTTCATCTGCCCACGAGGCAGATAGAAGAATGTGCGAGGATAAGGACAGAAAGGGAAGGGCTTCACGCCCAGAGCTCTCCCAACGTTTCCAGTAAAAGCTTCACCGCTAAGGGATTGCCCAAACCGGGCAATCCCTTTATTATTGTTTCT
This region of Paenibacillus sp. URB8-2 genomic DNA includes:
- a CDS encoding polysaccharide lyase family protein, whose translation is MMTQRKKNDRPVPELRGKNARKASHSRFLAKGIAALMALGIAIGSPSIPAVKAFADQQTAGSAPVTVAQDVYGNPAAAMQPESVPAGTLWTIGTHDGSSAEFSDFKAMTASYAVYSPDAEPSTSGWKSFPKGMKASVNKTLSIDYSLNTLPAYGLEFDVHILNAYISVPQMAVYSNGRLAGLLQIAGTAGSGGAYAYRDLYRLYIPNELLKTGDNTLKLEVYAGAYSSTSGNAYLWYEWDELSLTALSAPTSEPIHGRYVHLGTAVANSFVINDDVTRLLPDLTEWLGIAYSGNMMRTGFWSDTRKMWQNGIVSYLQTMKDLNLQPVVGIFGTDFMNSADMTAGHMPDSMKTYYRQFMADYGSYFSYLEMDNEPGVFNHNQSSLVEMAQFLKSEQPNTPWVKMVAPGWAYWPTKGTPYGWERDPAQRRPIEALSDLTNGHSYGLSGLAQGRGGALNENLLTYNGGTDEGLPKEMVMTESGANDLHADQSKFGASAYKFAAAFDREMRGDIGYADHIMQHTAFDSSSPNYALFARPANWSTHRSADTAAWAANSAEGGETRLRTFRRLAAAYATHGAPLPYTFLSGDESAGRKIYVRAVDTRALGTSLVGASSDKRIISVVNFEPAGTPARHVSVRVTLPESGMYRVEQYGDGSTLGASYSVDDRSVSSYLDLDLTVAAGEAVQLYLTPKEDQSPEKPVMAGAAMAAWNSAAIDWNEAADNRGTIGYRLYRDEEEIAALPSSVTQFTDTTIGYDRTYSYTVRAVDDSGNVSAPSDPVQLTVPDMPVTPGGPVYEAEKAQLGGIAKTAVDYAASGGGYVRDMHGNGSSISIINIMPGAGNYSLRIGYATSADATLNLYVNGKMIKKLAFVSTGKNSGAGAYKSITADVTLIDGPNTIMLRHDGSNTGGVNIDYAELTPKQSSTTESDWHDYAFNDPGVYYSPGVQTNDNGSWNETEAPAEVASFGFTGTGVRWLSNVQSNLGRADVYIDNVLQGTIDLTAADLEGYNKVVFEKNNLPDGDHTLRIVTSEGKVTFNRYSVNGLQQTLQLAN